A single window of Thalassomonas viridans DNA harbors:
- a CDS encoding sigma-54-dependent transcriptional regulator, with amino-acid sequence MANNSLLIVETPSTTCVDSEYLARQQYDIHRCQSAASAFTTASEVSPAVVLVSAFLPDMQLTDFVRAFSRSHKSTVILVMVESQQCQLAADAIGVGASDYLLKPFTDQQLISAIDQAISLHNPVADLVVSSAASRQVIQLALRAAQTNATVLISGESGTGKERLAQYLHDNSPRSSGPFVAFNCAAIPETMIESMLFGHSKGAYTGAVASQAGKFELANGGTLMLDEISEMPLPLQAKLLRVLQEREVERLGSNQKIKLDIRIIAATNKNLSQQVAQGLFREDLYYRLDVLPLSWPALRERRDDIIPLTEYFIGKYAPSPGYSICKSAKLALQSHHWPGNVRELENVIQRALIMARGMELQVADLMLPTPNIPQASPQVEHNAQGLESSKKHAEYQYVLETLKQFSGHKTKTAAALGVTPRALRYKMAAMREQGIEV; translated from the coding sequence ATGGCAAATAACAGTTTATTAATCGTTGAAACTCCTTCAACGACATGTGTTGACAGTGAATACCTGGCCAGACAGCAATACGACATCCACAGGTGCCAGAGTGCCGCATCGGCCTTTACCACGGCATCCGAGGTTTCACCTGCCGTGGTGCTGGTATCGGCTTTTCTGCCGGATATGCAACTGACGGACTTTGTCCGGGCCTTCTCCCGTAGTCATAAAAGTACCGTGATCCTGGTGATGGTGGAAAGCCAGCAATGCCAGCTTGCCGCCGACGCCATAGGCGTAGGGGCGTCGGATTATCTGCTGAAACCTTTCACCGACCAGCAGCTGATATCCGCCATAGACCAGGCCATCAGTTTACACAACCCGGTGGCGGATCTCGTGGTCAGCTCCGCCGCCAGCCGCCAGGTGATCCAGCTGGCGCTGCGGGCGGCGCAAACCAATGCCACGGTACTGATCAGCGGCGAGTCCGGCACAGGTAAAGAACGCCTGGCGCAATATCTCCACGATAACTCTCCCCGTTCATCCGGGCCTTTTGTCGCCTTTAACTGCGCCGCCATCCCGGAAACCATGATCGAGTCCATGCTGTTCGGCCACAGCAAAGGCGCCTATACCGGCGCGGTTGCCAGCCAGGCGGGTAAGTTCGAACTGGCCAACGGCGGCACCCTGATGCTGGACGAAATCTCGGAAATGCCGCTACCCCTGCAGGCCAAACTGCTGCGGGTACTGCAGGAGCGGGAAGTGGAGCGCCTGGGCAGCAATCAAAAAATCAAACTGGATATCCGCATTATCGCCGCCACCAATAAAAACCTGTCGCAGCAGGTGGCACAGGGGCTGTTCCGGGAAGATCTCTATTACCGCCTCGATGTGCTCCCCCTGAGCTGGCCGGCCCTGAGGGAGCGCCGCGACGATATTATCCCGCTGACGGAATACTTTATCGGCAAATACGCGCCTTCTCCCGGTTACTCCATTTGCAAAAGCGCCAAGCTGGCGCTGCAGAGCCACCACTGGCCCGGCAATGTCAGGGAGCTGGAAAATGTGATCCAGAGAGCCTTGATCATGGCCCGGGGCATGGAACTCCAGGTAGCGGACCTTATGCTGCCGACCCCTAATATTCCCCAGGCAAGCCCGCAGGTGGAACATAACGCACAAGGATTAGAGTCAAGTAAAAAACATGCCGAATACCAATACGTATTAGAGACGCTGAAACAATTCAGCGGTCACAAAACCAAAACAGCAGCAGCATTAGGTGTCACACCAAGGGCATTACGCTACAAGATGGCGGCAATGCGGGAACAGGGCATAGAGGTTTAA
- a CDS encoding flagellar hook-basal body complex protein FliE: MKVENNLHSLDLLNKMELMQVRASKDIALSADNAANQVSFGQTMKTMIQDVNQQQLAAGKLMTAVDAGRSDDLVGAMVMSQKAGLSFSVLMQVRNKLMSGLDDIMRMPL; the protein is encoded by the coding sequence ATGAAAGTAGAGAATAACTTACACTCGCTGGACTTACTCAACAAAATGGAACTGATGCAAGTCAGGGCCAGCAAAGACATAGCTTTATCAGCGGACAATGCCGCCAATCAGGTATCTTTCGGCCAGACCATGAAAACCATGATCCAGGACGTCAACCAGCAGCAGCTGGCGGCCGGTAAGCTGATGACGGCGGTAGACGCCGGACGCAGCGACGACCTGGTGGGCGCCATGGTCATGAGCCAGAAAGCCGGACTGAGCTTTTCCGTGCTGATGCAGGTCAGAAACAAACTGATGTCGGGTCTGGACGACATCATGCGCATGCCTTTATAA
- the fliF gene encoding flagellar basal-body MS-ring/collar protein FliF: protein MELVSQQVAPGQEPQKTQPLDKAKSFFSQWRTLSGDNRAVLQIALLAGVIAATIVIILWTANENYVPLYGKQELYDQASILELLEQEETLYRLDQNSGQILVPEQQLAQVRMSLAARGVKMNLPSGMDGLDGKTGLGISQFMESMRYRHALEGELARSIITMDAIRSARVHLALPKRTLFIGRNEEKPTASVMLDLQAGRHLERGQVEAIVNLVANSLPGMKPESVSVVDQSGRLLSLGLGDAQSSGRVAMQQVDYKQSLEARIQQRASDIIYPLVGADNFRIQVTADLDFSEIEETVETVSPDTVVSKENIREQTTKDVLAFGVPGSLTNLPPVKADSDDQSEEADSETKQDSNSISQRNESSKEYQVGRSVMHKKHQQGRINQLSVSVILNNKVAGGENGWTETELAQIANSVEKAIGINKARGDQFTISGFNFVVEPQVVTAPQVQWWQQSVWQEYLRYLVGAVLGLALIFMGVRPLVRHLIQLQSAPAERAGEVFEQRKAGQQDGQAYQEEPDEQQQSSVALMDDSNMDGSSEAKAQVKVPELPAPGSEFSVQLAHLQLLADKETVRVAEVLKNWVNTGDRGLHE, encoded by the coding sequence GTGGAGCTGGTATCTCAACAAGTAGCACCGGGGCAAGAGCCCCAGAAAACTCAGCCGCTGGATAAAGCCAAGTCTTTCTTCAGCCAATGGCGCACCCTGTCGGGGGACAACCGGGCGGTTCTGCAAATCGCCCTGCTCGCCGGTGTTATCGCCGCCACCATAGTGATCATCCTCTGGACCGCCAATGAAAACTATGTGCCTTTATACGGCAAACAGGAGCTGTATGATCAGGCCAGCATCCTGGAATTGCTGGAGCAGGAAGAAACCCTGTACCGGCTGGACCAGAACAGCGGACAAATCCTGGTGCCGGAACAGCAACTGGCGCAAGTGCGCATGAGCCTGGCGGCCCGCGGCGTCAAAATGAACCTGCCCAGCGGCATGGACGGCCTGGACGGCAAAACCGGCCTGGGCATCAGCCAGTTTATGGAATCCATGCGTTACCGCCACGCCCTGGAAGGGGAGCTGGCGCGCTCGATTATCACCATGGATGCCATCCGCAGCGCCCGGGTGCACCTGGCCCTGCCGAAACGCACCCTGTTTATCGGCCGCAACGAAGAAAAACCCACCGCCTCGGTTATGCTGGATCTGCAGGCCGGCCGCCATTTAGAGCGGGGCCAGGTAGAAGCCATAGTGAACCTGGTCGCCAACAGCCTGCCGGGTATGAAACCCGAAAGCGTGTCCGTAGTCGACCAGTCGGGCCGGCTGTTAAGCCTGGGACTGGGAGACGCCCAAAGCAGCGGCCGGGTGGCCATGCAGCAGGTAGACTATAAGCAGTCGCTGGAGGCAAGAATCCAGCAAAGGGCCAGCGACATCATCTATCCCCTGGTGGGGGCCGATAACTTCCGGATCCAGGTCACCGCGGATCTCGATTTCAGCGAAATCGAAGAAACCGTGGAAACCGTCAGCCCGGATACCGTCGTCAGCAAGGAAAATATCCGCGAACAGACCACCAAAGACGTGCTGGCCTTCGGTGTCCCCGGCTCCCTCACCAACCTGCCGCCGGTAAAAGCCGACAGCGACGACCAGAGCGAAGAAGCCGACAGCGAAACCAAGCAAGACAGCAACAGCATCAGCCAGCGCAACGAATCCTCCAAGGAATACCAGGTAGGACGCTCGGTGATGCACAAAAAACACCAGCAGGGGCGCATCAACCAGTTGAGTGTTTCCGTGATTTTAAATAACAAGGTCGCCGGCGGCGAAAACGGCTGGACCGAAACCGAGCTGGCGCAAATCGCCAACAGCGTGGAGAAAGCCATAGGCATCAACAAAGCCCGCGGCGACCAGTTTACCATCAGCGGCTTTAACTTTGTGGTCGAACCCCAGGTGGTTACCGCGCCGCAAGTACAATGGTGGCAGCAAAGCGTCTGGCAGGAATACCTGCGCTACCTGGTGGGGGCCGTGCTGGGACTGGCATTGATCTTTATGGGGGTACGCCCGCTGGTGCGCCACTTGATCCAGCTGCAGTCGGCACCGGCGGAGCGCGCTGGCGAGGTATTCGAACAGCGTAAAGCCGGCCAGCAGGACGGACAGGCCTACCAGGAAGAGCCGGACGAGCAGCAGCAAAGCAGCGTGGCCTTGATGGACGACAGCAATATGGACGGCTCCAGCGAGGCCAAGGCCCAGGTGAAAGTGCCGGAACTGCCGGCGCCGGGCAGTGAATTCAGCGTCCAGCTGGCGCACCTGCAGCTGCTGGCAGACAAGGAAACCGTCCGGGTGGCGGAAGTACTGAAGAATTGGGTCAATACGGGCGATCGAGGTTTACATGAGTGA
- a CDS encoding FliG C-terminal domain-containing protein, with the protein MSEAQAKTMFNDCEKAAILLLSMGEESAAKILQRMERSEVQSVSNAMARLGNVSTLEAQNILQHFFEQYTKQSGISGASREYLEKSLDIALGNKLARGMLDSIYGDTISNDIQRLQWLPVDVLARFFRHEHPQMQAVMLAFLPPDTANAVLNHLPEESHDELLYRVANLKEISEHVIRDLRITLDRCIDFVAEQSGARVDGTRQAADILNRYSGDKANIMELVKLHNADTADAIKDNMFDFMILSRQPLEVIQDLIEALPDGILAVALKGVDFAIKTQIFDALPKRMAQGLEDEIQRLGPTPLSKIEQARSEIMVIARRLYEEDKLQLQLFEEQVVR; encoded by the coding sequence ATGAGTGAAGCACAAGCAAAAACTATGTTTAACGACTGCGAGAAGGCGGCGATTTTACTGCTGAGCATGGGGGAAGAGTCCGCCGCCAAGATACTGCAGCGCATGGAAAGAAGCGAAGTACAAAGCGTTTCCAATGCCATGGCGCGCCTGGGTAATGTTTCCACCCTGGAAGCGCAGAATATCCTGCAGCACTTTTTCGAACAATATACCAAACAAAGCGGCATCAGCGGCGCATCGCGGGAATATCTGGAAAAGTCCCTGGATATCGCCCTGGGCAACAAGCTGGCCCGCGGCATGCTCGACTCCATCTACGGCGATACCATCTCCAACGATATCCAGCGCCTGCAATGGCTGCCGGTGGATGTGCTGGCGCGCTTTTTCCGCCACGAACACCCGCAGATGCAGGCGGTGATGCTGGCGTTTTTACCGCCGGACACCGCCAATGCCGTGCTGAACCACCTGCCGGAAGAAAGTCATGACGAACTCCTGTACCGGGTGGCCAACCTTAAAGAAATCAGCGAGCATGTGATCAGGGACCTGCGCATCACCCTGGACCGCTGCATAGACTTTGTCGCCGAACAGTCCGGCGCCCGGGTGGACGGCACCCGCCAGGCGGCGGATATCCTCAACCGCTACAGCGGCGATAAAGCCAATATAATGGAGCTGGTGAAACTGCATAATGCCGACACCGCCGACGCCATTAAAGACAATATGTTCGACTTTATGATCCTGTCGCGCCAGCCGCTGGAAGTGATACAAGATCTGATCGAAGCCCTGCCGGACGGTATACTGGCGGTTGCCCTCAAAGGGGTGGATTTCGCCATCAAAACCCAGATCTTCGACGCCCTGCCCAAGCGTATGGCCCAGGGCCTGGAAGATGAAATCCAGCGCCTGGGACCGACACCGCTGAGCAAAATAGAGCAGGCAAGAAGCGAAATCATGGTCATTGCCCGCCGCTTATACGAAGAAGACAAGTTACAGCTGCAACTGTTTGAAGAACAGGTAGTACGCTAA
- the fliH gene encoding flagellar assembly protein FliH — MNTGKILKSAGSGYRPHKFPPFRSESEELPALGDSEQPSFEQGFQEGLELGHQEGHQQGFSQGVAEGKKEGHQQGLASGMAEGQKKGQAVFHSATQLLAGMQDKVEQLSHHKLQAQQALIGDLVTQVARSVIRAELTLNPKQILTLAEEAMASLADDVDKIRIFLNSEDLQRLGALGLTELNGWPLEADEQLEIGDCLIRSAQMEIAVNTEERFAECMENVNKSIA; from the coding sequence ATGAATACCGGCAAAATCCTAAAGTCCGCCGGCAGCGGCTACCGGCCCCATAAATTTCCGCCGTTTCGCAGCGAAAGCGAAGAATTACCGGCCCTGGGGGACAGCGAGCAACCCAGCTTCGAACAGGGCTTCCAGGAAGGACTGGAACTCGGCCACCAGGAAGGTCACCAGCAGGGATTTTCCCAGGGGGTGGCGGAAGGCAAAAAAGAAGGCCACCAGCAAGGACTGGCTTCGGGCATGGCGGAAGGCCAGAAAAAGGGGCAGGCGGTTTTCCATTCCGCCACCCAGCTGCTGGCAGGCATGCAGGACAAGGTAGAACAGCTGTCCCACCATAAGCTCCAGGCGCAACAGGCCCTGATCGGCGATCTGGTGACCCAGGTGGCCCGCAGCGTGATCCGGGCGGAGCTGACCCTGAACCCGAAACAGATACTGACCCTGGCGGAAGAAGCCATGGCTTCACTGGCAGACGACGTCGACAAGATCCGGATTTTTCTCAACAGCGAAGACCTGCAGCGCCTCGGCGCCTTGGGATTAACCGAACTCAACGGCTGGCCGCTGGAAGCGGACGAGCAGCTGGAAATCGGCGATTGCCTGATACGCTCGGCGCAGATGGAAATTGCCGTCAATACCGAAGAGCGTTTTGCTGAGTGCATGGAAAACGTCAACAAGTCGATCGCCTAA
- a CDS encoding FliI/YscN family ATPase, protein MQDTLEDKLKNALDTLDSGPVAKVYGRLVRLNGLTLEVTGCRLIMGQRCLVETAQEKPLAAEVIGFNREITYLMPLQNAAGLFSGARVTPLAGVEKITAGDQLLGRVLDGLLQPLDGKPAISGEQIPLFSPPNNPLSRTPITESIDVGIRAINAMLTPGKGQRLGLFAGSGVGKSVLLGMMTQYTRADIVIVGLIGERGREVREFIEHSLGEQGLARAIVIAAPADATPLMRLRAAQVCHRLAEYYRDQGRHVLLLMDSLTRYAQAQREIGLATGEPPATKGYPPSVFSLLTQLVERAGNGLSVGSMTAIYTVLAEGDNQQDPIVDAARAILDGHIVLTRELAEQGHYPAIDISASISRVMPQVVSPEHLQQAMKLKKLYSRYQQIRELIPLGGYQPGKDMEMDHAVQIFPRISAFLQQGFNQPSDFDTSCQQLAELMKS, encoded by the coding sequence GTGCAGGATACCCTGGAAGATAAACTGAAAAACGCCCTGGACACCCTGGACTCGGGCCCCGTGGCCAAGGTATACGGCCGCCTGGTACGGTTGAACGGGCTGACGCTGGAAGTCACCGGCTGCCGGTTGATCATGGGACAACGCTGCCTGGTGGAAACCGCCCAGGAGAAGCCCCTGGCCGCAGAGGTCATAGGCTTTAACCGGGAAATCACTTACCTTATGCCGCTGCAAAACGCCGCCGGTCTGTTCTCAGGCGCCCGGGTGACGCCGCTGGCAGGGGTAGAAAAAATTACCGCCGGCGACCAATTGCTTGGCCGGGTACTGGACGGCCTGTTGCAGCCGTTAGACGGCAAACCGGCGATTTCCGGCGAACAGATCCCGCTGTTTTCCCCCCCCAACAACCCGTTAAGCCGCACCCCGATCACCGAAAGCATAGATGTCGGCATCCGCGCCATCAATGCCATGCTCACTCCCGGCAAAGGCCAGCGCCTGGGGCTGTTCGCCGGTTCCGGGGTGGGCAAAAGCGTACTCCTGGGCATGATGACCCAGTATACCCGGGCAGACATAGTGATAGTCGGCCTGATCGGCGAACGGGGACGGGAAGTCAGGGAATTTATCGAACACAGCCTGGGTGAGCAGGGCCTGGCCCGCGCCATAGTTATCGCCGCCCCGGCAGATGCCACGCCGCTGATGCGGCTGCGCGCCGCCCAGGTGTGCCACCGCCTGGCGGAATATTACCGGGACCAGGGCCGGCATGTCTTGCTCCTGATGGACTCCCTCACCCGCTACGCCCAGGCGCAAAGGGAAATCGGCCTGGCCACCGGCGAACCGCCCGCCACCAAAGGCTACCCCCCTTCGGTATTCAGCCTGTTGACCCAGCTGGTGGAACGCGCCGGCAACGGCTTGTCGGTAGGCAGCATGACGGCTATCTATACCGTGCTGGCGGAAGGCGACAACCAGCAGGATCCCATAGTGGATGCCGCCAGGGCGATACTCGACGGCCATATAGTGCTGACCCGGGAGCTGGCGGAGCAGGGCCACTACCCCGCCATAGACATTTCCGCCTCCATCAGCCGGGTGATGCCCCAGGTGGTCAGCCCCGAGCATCTGCAGCAGGCGATGAAATTAAAGAAACTCTACAGCCGCTACCAGCAAATCAGGGAACTTATCCCCCTGGGTGGTTATCAGCCGGGCAAGGATATGGAAATGGATCATGCGGTGCAAATTTTTCCCCGCATCAGCGCTTTTTTACAGCAGGGCTTTAACCAGCCGAGCGATTTCGACACCAGCTGCCAACAGCTGGCCGAACTAATGAAGAGCTAA
- a CDS encoding GNAT family N-acetyltransferase: MKHYPLKNAGPEIVARIARGILNTYDLSGLPCIDRDKALANEIKDLLVLNEDIDPESLNKVRQRRRLDDTIADEALMPQIFERDNGQVLLAHVCRNEADETMIEIFSEEALDLAELRKVTPAICRTFSWCRPKYINVWTRPYSAIEKQLLALPGSLACEGAVAAKKEQLLLETDSPLQLRPFNLGQDWPWYQQEYNNFLAENPKMKTIVPITDKEDIEQAIADKLCVCAVLGDEPIGMIMGESSQELGYNGLLITDIFIAGQYRGSGYAAPMQRLFIKENYREFDFFLGFIDRNNLPSLKNAFKQGRKVLRQEIYIPTAHLI, translated from the coding sequence ATGAAGCACTACCCCCTGAAAAACGCCGGCCCCGAGATAGTGGCAAGAATCGCCCGGGGCATATTAAACACCTATGACCTGAGCGGTTTGCCCTGTATTGACCGCGACAAAGCCCTGGCCAATGAAATAAAAGATCTTTTGGTGTTAAATGAAGACATTGACCCGGAAAGTCTGAACAAGGTAAGGCAACGCCGCCGGCTTGACGATACCATTGCGGATGAAGCCCTGATGCCGCAAATATTTGAACGGGATAACGGCCAGGTTCTGCTGGCCCATGTCTGCCGCAATGAAGCCGATGAAACCATGATCGAAATATTCAGCGAAGAGGCTTTAGATCTGGCTGAACTGAGAAAAGTCACACCGGCAATATGCCGGACGTTTTCCTGGTGTCGGCCCAAATATATCAATGTCTGGACACGCCCTTATTCGGCAATTGAAAAACAACTGCTTGCCCTGCCCGGCAGCCTGGCCTGCGAAGGTGCTGTTGCTGCCAAGAAAGAGCAGTTGCTGCTGGAGACGGATTCACCGCTTCAATTACGTCCCTTTAACTTGGGACAAGACTGGCCCTGGTACCAACAGGAATACAATAACTTCCTGGCTGAGAATCCAAAAATGAAAACTATAGTGCCCATCACAGACAAGGAAGATATCGAACAGGCGATAGCGGACAAGTTATGCGTCTGCGCCGTGTTAGGAGACGAGCCAATCGGCATGATCATGGGGGAAAGCTCGCAGGAGCTGGGTTATAACGGCCTGCTGATCACTGATATCTTTATTGCCGGACAATACCGGGGATCAGGTTATGCCGCCCCGATGCAGCGGCTGTTTATTAAAGAAAACTACCGGGAGTTCGATTTTTTCCTCGGCTTTATCGACCGCAACAACCTGCCCTCCCTAAAGAATGCCTTTAAGCAGGGACGCAAAGTGCTGCGCCAGGAAATTTACATACCAACAGCCCATCTTATTTAA